GTCTTGACGATTAACTCTGTGAGTTCTTAAAACGGAGGAGATAAATGAGGATACCTAACAAGGCATATATGGTCCCCAATCCGCTAACACCGTGCCTGTCGGTTAGAATCGACCCTGAGCTTTGCATCGGGTGCAATGTATGTGCCGACCAGTGCCGGATCGATGTTATGGTACACAACCCCAAGAAGGGCGGGCCGCCCATTGTGCTCTATCCGGACGAGTGCTGGTTCTGCGGCACCTGTGTT
This genomic interval from Candidatus Neomarinimicrobiota bacterium contains the following:
- a CDS encoding ferredoxin family protein — protein: MVPNPLTPCLSVRIDPELCIGCNVCADQCRIDVMVHNPKKGGPPIVLYPDECWFCGTCVEDCPVPGAIRMEHPLNQRVGWKRKDTGEYFRIGMKNPPPPNTRPPIG